A DNA window from Desulfatibacillum aliphaticivorans DSM 15576 contains the following coding sequences:
- a CDS encoding cytochrome c biogenesis CcdA family protein, whose product MFQTDVSFFAALLQGLLSFFSPCVLPLVPAYFAFLAGASLDQLVDRPRGKAHKDLVFHDLEDGPPDPEPEAAQKKIRRRLILSTVLFCAGFSFVFTAFGMTTSALGALLLEHMATIRIAGGIVVIILALHVMGLFHIKALDVEKRFHFAERPASMIGMFMVGMAFGAGWTPCMGPFIMSVLMMAANQETALRGGALLAVYSIGLAAPFLILAIFVNLLLEFLAKAKKYMRFIMPTAGGVMFLLGVALILDWI is encoded by the coding sequence ATGTTTCAAACTGATGTCAGTTTCTTCGCCGCCCTGCTCCAGGGCCTGCTTTCGTTTTTTTCCCCGTGCGTGTTGCCCCTGGTGCCTGCCTATTTCGCCTTTTTGGCGGGGGCTTCGTTGGACCAATTGGTGGACAGGCCCCGTGGAAAGGCGCACAAGGACCTGGTTTTCCACGACCTGGAAGATGGTCCGCCCGACCCGGAGCCTGAGGCCGCCCAGAAAAAAATCCGCAGACGTCTGATTTTATCCACCGTCCTTTTTTGCGCCGGCTTTTCCTTTGTGTTCACGGCCTTTGGCATGACCACCTCGGCTTTGGGCGCCCTGTTGCTGGAGCATATGGCGACCATCCGGATCGCCGGCGGCATTGTGGTGATTATTCTGGCCCTGCATGTCATGGGGCTTTTCCACATCAAGGCCCTGGACGTTGAGAAGCGCTTTCACTTCGCGGAGAGGCCCGCCAGCATGATAGGCATGTTTATGGTGGGAATGGCCTTTGGCGCGGGCTGGACGCCGTGCATGGGGCCGTTTATAATGAGCGTGCTCATGATGGCCGCCAACCAGGAGACGGCCCTGCGAGGCGGAGCATTGCTGGCGGTCTATTCCATTGGGCTGGCGGCGCCCTTTTTGATTTTGGCGATTTTTGTAAATCTGTTGCTGGAGTTTTTGGCCAAGGCCAAAAAATACATGCGCTTTATTATGCCTACGGCGGGAGGCGTTATGTTTCTGCTGGGGGTTGCACTTATTTTGGACTGGATTTAA
- a CDS encoding thioredoxin family protein, whose product MKPVKTIILALALCLAMASSGLSASTINWTTLEAAQDSVKNGDKLVYLHFYTDWCGYCKKMDASTFKDPKVVKYLNDNFLSVRLNPEKSDAAKKMASKFYVRGFPANGFSNDGLAPLSTNSGLAISPGFMPPEQFMVMLEYLGSKSYDKITLKDFMSQRK is encoded by the coding sequence ATGAAACCAGTGAAAACCATTATTCTGGCTCTGGCCTTATGCCTTGCCATGGCAAGTTCCGGCCTGAGCGCCTCCACCATTAACTGGACCACCTTGGAGGCGGCCCAGGACAGCGTAAAAAACGGGGATAAACTGGTTTATCTGCATTTTTATACGGACTGGTGCGGCTACTGCAAAAAAATGGACGCCAGCACCTTCAAGGATCCTAAAGTCGTTAAATACCTGAATGACAATTTTTTATCCGTCAGGCTGAATCCGGAAAAAAGCGACGCCGCCAAAAAAATGGCCTCCAAATTTTACGTCAGAGGATTTCCGGCCAACGGGTTTTCCAACGACGGTCTGGCGCCTTTGTCCACCAACTCCGGCCTGGCGATCAGCCCGGGATTCATGCCGCCGGAGCAATTTATGGTCATGCTGGAGTATTTGGGCTCAAAATCCTATGACAAAATCACGCTCAAGGATTTTATGAGCCAAAGAAAATAA
- a CDS encoding Fur family transcriptional regulator — translation MMNIESDKQQFRMTRQRKVILEELRKVTSHPTADQVYEMVRKRLPRISLATVYRNLETLSAAGEVLKLEVSGTQRRYDGDTSEHHHARCAMCGSVIDIPAKAFPMPKIPSEAIEGFDISGYRLELTGLCQECRAKKAV, via the coding sequence ATGATGAATATAGAATCCGACAAACAGCAATTCAGGATGACGCGGCAACGCAAGGTTATCCTTGAAGAGCTCAGAAAGGTTACGAGCCACCCCACGGCGGATCAGGTTTATGAGATGGTCCGTAAGCGTCTCCCCCGAATCAGCTTGGCGACCGTGTACCGGAACCTGGAGACCCTCTCGGCAGCGGGAGAGGTTTTGAAACTGGAGGTTTCCGGCACGCAGCGCAGGTACGACGGCGACACGAGCGAGCATCATCACGCCCGTTGCGCCATGTGCGGTTCGGTGATTGACATACCTGCCAAGGCGTTTCCGATGCCTAAAATTCCCTCTGAAGCCATAGAAGGATTTGACATTTCCGGATACCGTTTAGAATTGACAGGGTTGTGCCAAGAGTGCAGGGCCAAAAAAGCCGTTTAG
- a CDS encoding TIGR02757 family protein, with translation MKSDKKTLESAYEKYNRPEYLSTDPLEFVHFYPELPDREIVALLAASLAYGRVALIRRSISLVLDALGPRPAEFLAACSENDLPGLFEGFCHRFCKGDHLSALFRAVKRLNQDYGSLEQAYAQGVSPDHEHVMPSMAAFYDLMVKAGLEGAGHLAPDPSKGSACKRMNLFLRWIVREDDVDPGGWTCVHPRQLIVPMDVHMGRICRSLKLTGRKQNDLKTALEASRAFGRICPEDPVRYDFALTRISMAEPALFM, from the coding sequence TTGAAAAGCGACAAGAAGACCTTAGAGTCCGCCTACGAAAAGTATAACCGTCCTGAATATCTTTCCACCGATCCTTTAGAATTCGTCCATTTTTATCCAGAGCTTCCAGACCGGGAAATAGTCGCGCTGCTTGCTGCGTCTTTGGCGTACGGAAGAGTTGCGCTCATCCGCCGGAGCATCTCCCTGGTTCTGGACGCACTGGGCCCCCGCCCTGCCGAATTTCTGGCCGCATGCAGCGAGAACGATCTTCCCGGCCTTTTTGAAGGCTTTTGCCACCGATTTTGCAAAGGGGATCATCTTTCGGCTTTGTTCAGGGCCGTAAAACGCTTAAACCAGGATTACGGATCCCTGGAGCAGGCCTACGCCCAGGGCGTGAGTCCGGACCATGAGCATGTCATGCCTTCCATGGCGGCTTTTTACGACCTGATGGTGAAAGCTGGCCTGGAAGGCGCCGGTCATCTGGCGCCCGATCCATCCAAAGGCAGTGCCTGCAAGCGCATGAATTTGTTTTTACGCTGGATTGTGCGAGAAGACGACGTGGATCCCGGAGGATGGACCTGCGTGCATCCCCGGCAGTTGATCGTCCCCATGGACGTGCATATGGGCAGGATATGCCGTTCTTTGAAGTTGACGGGCAGAAAGCAAAACGACTTGAAGACGGCCCTGGAGGCTTCCAGGGCGTTTGGAAGGATCTGTCCGGAAGATCCGGTGCGCTACGACTTCGCCTTGACCCGGATTTCCATGGCTGAGCCGGCGTTGTTTATGTGA
- a CDS encoding cation diffusion facilitator family transporter, with protein MEDVSIQVKAGYKVTLVGLIANVALVGLKLALGVMGRSQALIADAVHSVSDLFSDFVVILGLHFGRKTADDRHHFGHGRLETMATTVVSVFLAAAGIGIGVDAGRAIYFHTTCPPSWIALIGAGLSILVKELLYRYTAHVGNKIKSKVVVANAWHHRSDAWSSVAVFAGVAGAQFNPDLAVLDSYAALLVSFVVLMVGVKMFWATIKELTDAAPDPDTLDRINGCICGVPGVQNVHDLKVRTSADMLQMQVHIVVDGDLSVRQGHSIAKEVEKCLFDEISEVVDVVVHVDPADD; from the coding sequence ATGGAAGACGTTTCTATTCAAGTAAAAGCCGGTTATAAAGTAACCCTGGTAGGCCTGATTGCCAACGTGGCGCTGGTTGGTCTTAAGCTGGCGCTGGGCGTGATGGGACGCAGCCAGGCTCTTATTGCAGATGCGGTTCACTCGGTATCCGATCTTTTTTCTGACTTTGTGGTTATTTTGGGCCTCCATTTCGGCCGAAAAACCGCCGACGATCGCCATCACTTCGGCCACGGCCGCCTGGAAACCATGGCCACTACAGTGGTCAGCGTCTTTCTTGCGGCGGCGGGCATTGGAATTGGAGTGGATGCCGGCCGGGCGATTTATTTTCACACCACCTGCCCTCCTTCCTGGATAGCCCTTATTGGCGCCGGCCTTTCCATCCTGGTTAAGGAGCTCCTTTACCGTTACACCGCTCACGTGGGTAATAAAATCAAGAGTAAGGTTGTCGTGGCAAACGCCTGGCACCACAGGTCCGACGCCTGGTCGTCCGTCGCGGTATTCGCGGGCGTGGCCGGCGCCCAGTTTAACCCGGACCTTGCCGTCCTTGACTCCTACGCAGCTCTCCTGGTTTCCTTTGTGGTCCTTATGGTGGGCGTTAAAATGTTTTGGGCTACCATTAAAGAACTGACCGACGCCGCCCCGGACCCTGACACCCTGGATAGAATCAACGGGTGCATTTGCGGCGTCCCGGGAGTTCAAAACGTGCATGACCTGAAAGTCCGCACCTCCGCCGACATGCTCCAAATGCAGGTCCACATTGTGGTGGACGGAGACCTGAGCGTCCGTCAGGGCCACAGCATCGCCAAAGAGGTGGAAAAATGCCTTTTTGACGAAATCAGCGAAGTGGTCGACGTGGTGGTTCATGTAGATCCGGCCGATGATTAA
- the proC gene encoding pyrroline-5-carboxylate reductase, producing MNNNLSIGFIGAGNMAWAIIGALVKSEVLPPKNIIASDITAERLELAEKEFGIITTQDNAQVFAKSNAVVLAVKPQFLPEVLENLVASPEFPGEGRKLIISIAAGVGCAKMEGILYAGLDEEAKSRLPIVRVMPNTPALVGQGMAGMAPNAYALEEDRQTAQTIMDAAGKALWFDEKDINGVTALSGSGPAYVFYLAEAMVQGGVEVGLPEDKALEMAIQTIKGAALLMEETGEAPGLLRQKVTSKGGTTAAALNVFNENKVLEAIVKGMLAAKKRGEELG from the coding sequence ATGAATAACAACCTATCTATCGGCTTTATAGGGGCCGGAAACATGGCCTGGGCCATAATCGGCGCATTGGTCAAGTCTGAGGTTCTTCCCCCAAAAAACATCATCGCCTCGGACATTACAGCGGAGCGCCTGGAACTTGCGGAAAAGGAATTCGGCATTATAACCACGCAGGATAACGCTCAGGTTTTCGCCAAGTCCAACGCCGTTGTGCTGGCTGTCAAACCCCAATTTCTCCCCGAAGTGCTGGAAAATCTGGTTGCATCCCCCGAATTCCCCGGAGAAGGGCGCAAGCTGATCATTTCCATTGCCGCCGGTGTGGGCTGCGCAAAAATGGAAGGCATCCTTTACGCCGGATTGGACGAAGAAGCCAAATCCAGGCTGCCCATCGTCCGGGTGATGCCCAACACCCCGGCTTTGGTGGGCCAGGGCATGGCCGGCATGGCGCCCAATGCATACGCCCTTGAAGAAGACCGCCAAACCGCCCAGACAATTATGGACGCGGCGGGCAAGGCCTTGTGGTTTGACGAAAAGGACATCAACGGCGTAACCGCCCTTTCCGGCTCGGGCCCGGCCTACGTATTTTATTTGGCCGAAGCCATGGTTCAGGGAGGCGTGGAAGTGGGTCTGCCTGAGGATAAAGCGCTTGAAATGGCTATCCAGACCATCAAAGGCGCGGCCCTGCTGATGGAGGAAACCGGCGAGGCGCCCGGCCTGTTGCGGCAGAAAGTAACCTCCAAAGGAGGCACAACGGCTGCCGCTCTCAATGTTTTCAATGAAAACAAGGTGCTGGAAGCTATTGTCAAGGGCATGCTGGCCGCTAAAAAGCGCGGCGAGGAGCTTGGGTAG
- a CDS encoding UvrD-helicase domain-containing protein gives MPFAADLHIHSCYSRATARDLNLENLHYWAQLKGLTVVGTGDFTHPAWFAEIREKLEPAEPGLLRLKPELAAPINARVPESCKGEVRFILSAEISNIYKKKDATRKNHNVILMPDLDKVAKFNEKLDSIGNIKSDGRPILGLDAKILLEYMLEFDPDGLFIPAHIWTPWFSLLGSKSGFDSIEECFEDLSPHIYALETGLSSDPPMNWRVSDLDGRTLVSNSDAHSPSKLAREANLFGTELSFPAMSRALKTGEDFLGTIEFFPEEGKYHLDGHRKCNVCLMPPESLANGCLCPVCGKPLTLGVLHRVEALADRGEGQLPERRHPFHSLVPLVDILSNILGVGPNSKKVKAAYDETLKAVGPELYIIKDATPEELEKSPLPLLAEAVSRMRSGNIVLKGGFDGEYGTVAVFDAQEREGLLGQQALFDIPKPKKQAKSGKKKSVDNEPTIEQAGLFDAPQEIEEYPQEPEEEISTENDLEPRELLSRAVHNQTPKERPAPKPFALNAVQESAVNHEGSPLLIKAGPGTGKTRTLTHRIARLVEKSGAPPESILAITFTNQAAREMAHRLEDMLGENGGKVFVATFHAFCLTLLRELAEAEGRAISVLGEKDRLFYIKKALKEAGIKKIKPELASLHISLAKQQMDSPSSAEFKDLENKAGAMQEAYAAYQTMISGLELLDFDDLMYKAVRAIEADSLYRESLQKRFPHVCVDEFQDVNHVQYRLLRQLCPPEADLTVIGDPDQAIYGFRGSDVGFFNRFGEDYPQARVIELSTNYRSTETVLKVAGQVMGDPGQDFGLHSGIVGADQIMIIDTPTSAAESEAIVHIMESMVGGVSHFSLDSGRTDMDAGSEDWSFGDFAVLFRTRIQLPPLTEALDRSGIPYQVVDKKRLVDHPGVEELLSYIRLVNQTGTDLDLLRIMNFPKRGIGDKTIETLRTWGESQGKSLIEALEVARRLPLPGLSNSQQIKLHSVWKTITEARKKILDSILPEALEHLMYTIPLEPLYTRSGNGRTASACILDMAQDFNGDLGRFCDMVNLASDADTLEPEADRVSLMTMHAAKGLEFRGVFVTGCEDGLIPYFREGKESDPEEELRLFYVALTRAQRRLWLTYAKRRRMFGKVVSQQPSPFLTRIKEEMKDLKKPFKRKKKPAPIQMGLFGE, from the coding sequence ATGCCATTCGCCGCTGACTTGCACATCCACTCTTGCTACTCCCGAGCGACGGCCCGGGACCTGAACCTGGAAAACCTGCATTATTGGGCGCAATTGAAAGGCCTGACCGTGGTGGGGACAGGGGATTTCACCCATCCCGCCTGGTTTGCGGAAATCCGGGAGAAGCTGGAGCCCGCCGAGCCGGGGCTACTTAGGCTCAAGCCCGAATTGGCGGCGCCCATAAACGCCCGGGTTCCCGAATCCTGCAAGGGCGAGGTGCGTTTTATCCTCAGTGCGGAAATCAGCAACATCTACAAAAAAAAAGACGCCACGAGAAAGAATCATAACGTCATCCTGATGCCGGACCTGGACAAAGTCGCCAAGTTTAACGAAAAGCTGGACTCCATCGGCAACATCAAGTCCGACGGCAGGCCCATCCTGGGCCTGGACGCAAAAATCCTGCTGGAATACATGCTGGAGTTCGATCCTGACGGGCTTTTCATCCCGGCTCATATCTGGACGCCGTGGTTCTCCCTTTTGGGCTCCAAATCCGGCTTTGACTCCATTGAAGAATGCTTTGAAGACCTTTCGCCCCACATCTACGCCCTGGAAACCGGGCTTTCGTCCGACCCGCCCATGAACTGGCGGGTTTCGGACCTGGACGGCAGAACCCTGGTGTCCAATTCCGACGCCCACTCGCCTTCCAAGCTGGCCAGGGAAGCCAACCTGTTCGGCACGGAGCTTTCGTTTCCCGCCATGAGCAGGGCTTTGAAAACCGGCGAGGATTTTCTGGGCACCATTGAGTTTTTTCCGGAAGAAGGCAAATACCACCTGGACGGGCACCGCAAATGCAACGTTTGCCTGATGCCCCCTGAAAGCCTGGCGAACGGCTGCCTGTGCCCGGTTTGCGGCAAGCCCCTGACCCTGGGCGTTTTGCATCGTGTGGAAGCCCTGGCGGATCGGGGGGAGGGCCAACTGCCCGAGCGGCGCCACCCCTTTCACAGCCTGGTTCCTTTGGTGGACATTTTATCCAACATCCTGGGCGTTGGGCCGAACAGCAAAAAGGTCAAGGCGGCGTATGACGAAACCCTCAAGGCTGTGGGGCCTGAGCTTTACATTATCAAAGACGCCACGCCCGAGGAGTTGGAGAAGTCCCCCCTGCCCCTGCTGGCCGAGGCTGTCAGCCGCATGCGATCCGGAAACATCGTCCTCAAGGGCGGCTTTGACGGCGAATACGGAACCGTGGCGGTTTTTGACGCCCAGGAACGGGAGGGGCTGCTGGGGCAACAGGCCTTGTTCGACATTCCCAAGCCGAAAAAACAAGCAAAATCCGGAAAAAAAAAGTCCGTAGACAATGAACCGACGATTGAGCAGGCCGGACTTTTCGACGCCCCTCAGGAAATTGAGGAATATCCACAGGAACCGGAAGAGGAAATTTCCACGGAAAACGACCTGGAGCCCAGGGAGCTTCTTTCCCGGGCCGTCCACAATCAAACGCCCAAGGAAAGACCGGCGCCCAAGCCCTTCGCCCTGAATGCGGTCCAGGAAAGCGCGGTCAATCATGAAGGCTCGCCCCTGCTTATCAAGGCCGGACCTGGCACGGGAAAAACCCGGACCCTGACCCACCGGATCGCCCGATTGGTTGAAAAATCCGGAGCGCCGCCCGAGTCCATTCTGGCGATCACGTTCACCAATCAGGCGGCCCGGGAAATGGCCCATCGGCTGGAAGACATGCTGGGCGAAAACGGCGGCAAGGTTTTTGTCGCCACCTTTCACGCCTTTTGCCTGACCCTGCTGCGGGAGTTGGCCGAGGCGGAAGGGCGCGCCATAAGCGTTTTGGGCGAGAAGGACCGGCTTTTTTATATCAAAAAGGCCTTGAAAGAAGCCGGGATTAAAAAAATCAAGCCGGAGCTGGCGTCCCTGCATATCTCTTTGGCAAAACAGCAAATGGACTCCCCCTCCTCGGCGGAATTTAAGGATTTGGAAAACAAGGCCGGGGCCATGCAGGAGGCTTACGCGGCTTATCAGACCATGATCTCCGGGCTGGAGCTATTGGATTTTGACGATCTCATGTACAAGGCTGTCCGGGCCATTGAGGCGGACTCCCTGTATCGTGAATCCCTGCAAAAGCGCTTCCCCCATGTGTGCGTGGACGAGTTCCAGGACGTCAACCACGTGCAATACCGGCTGCTGCGCCAACTTTGCCCGCCGGAGGCCGACCTGACCGTAATCGGAGACCCGGATCAGGCTATTTACGGTTTTCGGGGCTCGGACGTGGGCTTTTTCAACCGGTTCGGGGAGGATTATCCCCAGGCGCGGGTTATCGAGCTTTCCACCAATTACCGCTCCACGGAAACGGTGCTGAAAGTCGCCGGCCAGGTCATGGGCGACCCGGGACAGGATTTCGGCCTGCATTCGGGCATCGTGGGCGCGGACCAAATCATGATAATCGACACGCCCACCTCGGCCGCGGAATCCGAAGCCATTGTGCATATCATGGAAAGCATGGTGGGCGGGGTCAGCCATTTTTCCCTGGATTCGGGGAGGACCGACATGGACGCAGGCTCGGAAGACTGGAGCTTCGGCGACTTCGCGGTTTTGTTCCGCACCCGCATCCAGCTTCCGCCTTTGACGGAAGCCCTGGACCGTTCGGGCATCCCTTATCAGGTAGTGGATAAAAAGCGCCTGGTGGACCATCCGGGCGTGGAGGAGTTGCTTTCCTATATCCGGCTGGTCAATCAAACCGGGACGGACCTGGACCTTTTGCGCATCATGAACTTCCCCAAACGGGGCATTGGGGATAAAACTATCGAAACTCTGCGCACCTGGGGGGAGTCCCAGGGGAAAAGCCTGATCGAAGCCCTGGAAGTCGCCCGCAGGCTGCCTTTGCCCGGGCTTTCCAACTCGCAGCAGATCAAGCTGCACAGCGTCTGGAAGACCATTACAGAGGCCAGGAAAAAAATCCTGGACTCTATTCTTCCGGAAGCCCTGGAGCACCTGATGTACACCATTCCCCTGGAGCCCTTGTACACCAGGAGCGGCAACGGCCGCACCGCCAGCGCCTGCATTTTGGACATGGCCCAGGATTTTAACGGCGATCTGGGCAGGTTCTGCGACATGGTGAATCTGGCCAGCGACGCCGACACCCTGGAGCCCGAGGCGGACCGGGTGTCCCTCATGACCATGCACGCGGCCAAGGGGCTGGAGTTCCGGGGGGTGTTCGTAACCGGCTGCGAAGACGGATTGATCCCCTATTTCCGGGAAGGCAAGGAGTCCGACCCGGAAGAGGAACTGCGCCTTTTCTATGTGGCCCTCACCCGCGCCCAGAGGCGCTTGTGGCTGACCTACGCCAAGCGCCGACGCATGTTCGGCAAGGTTGTCTCCCAACAACCGAGTCCTTTCCTCACGCGCATTAAAGAGGAGATGAAAGACCTGAAAAAGCCCTTTAAACGCAAAAAAAAGCCCGCCCCCATACAAATGGGTTTATTTGGGGAATAA
- the uvrA gene encoding excinuclease ABC subunit UvrA, translated as MKEDKIIVRGARVHNLKNINVDIPKNQLVVVTGLSGSGKSTLAFDTLYAEGQRRYVESLSAYARQFLERMDKPDVDTIEGLSPAIAIEQKTGSHNPRSTVGTVTEIYDYLRLLYARVGQPHCYKCGRPITSQSIDQIMDQIMELPEGTRAMILAPLVSGQKGTFEKLFTQLTKQGFARVQVDGEIYELEEIQPLEKNKKHTISVVVDRLVIKEGVENRLADSVELALSQGEGFATVHPIGEDPILFSEHSACIQCNISYPEFTPASFSFNSPQGACPKCDGLGSTMEFDPELLIPNHELSLREGAVAVWANRSSVHFFEFLDALTSNYGVDIYTPYKDLDPKFKKVLMNGSKTPINFYFERKGQRYVYTKPYEGLVPNLIRRYRETTSQQIREEIERFMAFKPCSDCNGARLKLESRNVRVGDQAIFEVTALSVKKALVFFRDLKMGKRDQDISRRILKEINERLGFLANVGLDYLTLDRTAATLSGGEAQRIRLATQIGSKLTGVLYVLDEPSIGLHQRDNMRLLDTLCHMRDIGNTVLVVEHDADTMLAADHIIDMGPGAGMRGGEVVFSGNAEELLKDDCLTGQYLSGKKRIELPESRRAPKNGKLVIRGANANNLKNIDVEFPLSRLICVTGVSGSGKSTLVIETLYKGLTQHLNRTRIQAGEHREMEGLHLVDKVIHIDQSPIGRTPRSNPATYTGVFTHIRELFSKTQDSRVRGYKPGRFSFNVKGGRCEACAGDGIIKIEMHFLPDVYVACDVCHGKRYNRETLEILYKGKNITQVLDMTVNQAREFFDKIGSIRTKLQTLIDVGLGYIKMGQAATTLSGGEAQRIKLARELSKRGTGRTIYILDEPTTGLHFADIQKLLNVLNRLVDNGNTVVVIEHNLDVIKSADHVIDLGPEGGDNGGFIVGVGTPEELAANPRSFTGQFLDNILKAEKL; from the coding sequence TTGAAAGAAGACAAGATAATCGTCAGGGGCGCCAGAGTTCACAACCTGAAAAACATCAATGTGGACATTCCCAAGAACCAACTGGTGGTCGTCACTGGCTTGTCAGGCTCGGGTAAATCCACCCTGGCTTTCGACACCCTATACGCCGAGGGGCAGCGCCGTTACGTGGAGTCCCTTTCCGCTTACGCCCGGCAGTTTTTGGAGCGCATGGACAAGCCGGACGTGGACACCATCGAAGGCCTTTCGCCGGCCATTGCCATTGAACAGAAAACCGGCTCCCACAATCCCCGAAGCACCGTGGGCACGGTCACGGAAATCTACGACTACCTGCGCCTGCTTTACGCCCGGGTGGGCCAGCCCCATTGCTACAAGTGCGGCCGCCCCATCACTTCCCAAAGCATCGACCAGATTATGGACCAGATCATGGAGCTTCCCGAAGGGACCAGAGCCATGATTCTGGCGCCCCTGGTTTCCGGCCAAAAAGGAACTTTTGAAAAGCTGTTCACCCAACTGACCAAGCAGGGCTTCGCCCGGGTGCAGGTGGACGGCGAGATCTACGAACTGGAAGAAATCCAGCCCCTGGAAAAAAACAAGAAGCACACCATATCCGTGGTGGTGGACCGCCTGGTCATCAAGGAAGGCGTGGAAAACCGGCTGGCCGACTCCGTGGAGCTGGCCCTCAGCCAGGGCGAGGGATTCGCCACCGTGCATCCCATCGGGGAGGATCCCATCCTGTTCTCCGAGCATTCCGCGTGCATCCAATGCAATATCAGCTACCCGGAATTCACCCCGGCCAGCTTTTCATTCAACTCGCCCCAGGGGGCCTGCCCCAAATGCGACGGCCTGGGCTCCACCATGGAATTCGATCCGGAACTGCTCATCCCCAACCACGAGCTCAGCCTGCGGGAAGGCGCCGTGGCGGTCTGGGCCAACCGCAGTTCCGTGCATTTTTTCGAGTTTTTGGACGCCCTCACCTCCAATTACGGGGTGGACATCTATACGCCTTACAAGGACCTGGACCCAAAGTTTAAAAAGGTCCTGATGAACGGTTCAAAAACGCCCATCAATTTCTACTTTGAACGCAAAGGGCAGCGCTACGTCTACACCAAGCCTTACGAGGGCCTGGTGCCCAACCTGATTCGAAGATACAGGGAAACCACCTCCCAGCAAATCCGGGAGGAGATCGAACGCTTCATGGCCTTTAAGCCCTGCAGCGACTGCAACGGGGCCAGGCTCAAGTTGGAAAGCCGCAATGTGCGGGTGGGCGATCAGGCGATTTTTGAAGTCACGGCCCTTTCCGTAAAAAAGGCCCTGGTCTTTTTTCGGGACCTGAAAATGGGCAAAAGGGACCAGGACATATCCCGCCGCATCCTCAAGGAAATCAACGAGCGCCTGGGATTTTTGGCCAACGTGGGCCTGGACTACCTGACCTTGGACCGCACCGCCGCCACCCTTTCAGGCGGCGAGGCCCAGCGCATCCGCCTAGCCACCCAGATCGGCTCCAAGCTCACCGGCGTCCTGTACGTCCTGGACGAACCCAGCATCGGCCTGCATCAGCGCGACAACATGCGCTTATTGGACACCCTGTGCCATATGCGCGACATCGGCAATACGGTCCTGGTTGTGGAGCACGACGCCGACACCATGCTGGCGGCGGATCACATCATCGATATGGGGCCGGGCGCCGGCATGCGCGGCGGCGAAGTGGTTTTTTCCGGCAATGCAGAAGAGCTGCTTAAAGACGACTGCCTGACCGGCCAGTATCTTTCCGGAAAAAAGCGCATTGAGCTGCCCGAATCCCGCAGAGCCCCCAAAAACGGCAAACTGGTCATCCGGGGCGCCAACGCAAACAACCTGAAGAACATTGACGTGGAATTCCCCCTGTCCCGGCTCATTTGCGTCACCGGCGTTTCCGGCTCGGGCAAGTCCACCCTGGTCATCGAAACCCTTTACAAAGGCCTGACCCAGCACCTTAACCGGACCCGCATCCAGGCCGGAGAGCATAGGGAAATGGAAGGCCTGCACCTGGTGGACAAGGTCATTCACATTGACCAGTCGCCCATCGGCAGGACCCCGCGGTCCAACCCCGCCACCTACACCGGGGTGTTCACCCATATCCGGGAGCTTTTTTCCAAAACCCAGGACTCCCGCGTGCGCGGCTATAAGCCCGGCCGTTTTTCCTTTAACGTAAAAGGCGGAAGGTGCGAAGCCTGCGCCGGCGACGGCATCATAAAAATCGAAATGCACTTTCTGCCCGACGTGTATGTGGCCTGCGACGTCTGCCACGGCAAACGCTATAACCGGGAAACCCTGGAAATCCTGTACAAGGGAAAGAACATCACCCAGGTGCTGGACATGACCGTAAACCAGGCCCGGGAGTTTTTCGACAAGATCGGCAGCATCCGCACCAAGCTCCAGACCCTCATTGACGTGGGCCTGGGTTACATCAAAATGGGGCAGGCGGCCACCACCCTGTCCGGCGGCGAGGCCCAACGCATCAAGCTGGCAAGGGAGCTTTCCAAACGCGGAACGGGCCGGACCATATATATTCTGGACGAGCCCACCACCGGCCTGCACTTCGCCGACATCCAAAAATTGTTAAATGTCTTGAATCGTCTGGTGGATAACGGAAACACCGTAGTGGTCATTGAGCACAACCTGGACGTGATCAAGTCCGCCGACCATGTCATCGACCTGGGGCCCGAAGGCGGCGATAACGGCGGCTTCATTGTGGGCGTGGGTACGCCTGAAGAACTGGCCGCCAATCCCCGATCCTTTACCGGCCAGTTTTTGGATAACATCCTCAAAGCGGAAAAATTATAG
- a CDS encoding rubredoxin, translating into MDQYLCEVCGYVYDPHKGDRESQTSPGTAFQDLKQDWTCPVCSGSRRHFEKRQEDLRVRLRKV; encoded by the coding sequence ATGGACCAGTACCTTTGCGAGGTATGCGGCTACGTATACGATCCGCACAAAGGGGACCGGGAGAGCCAGACTTCGCCCGGGACCGCATTTCAGGATTTAAAGCAAGATTGGACGTGTCCGGTCTGCAGCGGGTCCAGGAGACATTTTGAAAAGCGACAAGAAGACCTTAGAGTCCGCCTACGAAAAGTATAA